The region ATCGATCCTCTGAAAGTCGAGCGGGTCGCACTGCAAAATGCCACCTCTGTCGCCAGCCTCCTGCTGACGACCGAAGCGACCGTCAGCGAAATCAAAGAGGACAAACCCGCTCCCGCCGCTCCCGATATGGGAATGGGCGGAATGGGCGGAATGGGGATGATGTAATCTCCCCCACCTCCTGAAGGAATTTTCCCAAAACGTCGATTCATTCCCTCCTTTTCTTTCCGGTCGTGAGACCGGAATCTTTCATATCTGAATAAAATACTTCATTCCTTTAACAAGAAGATCCCATCACACTGCTTTCCCTATCAATATTCAGGACAATATAACCTCTTCGCAATGCTTCAATTTCCATTTTGATTCCAGAGGTCTTCAACCTACCTTCCTTGTTCTGGCAATGATTAGATTTTATCAACTTTCTATTTTAAACTGGTAATATATTTAAGGGAAGGAGTAGTTATGGCTTTTTACGAAAAATTCAGATCAGACCAGTTGATCGGTGCCCACAGAGGTTGGAGGGAGATCCGTCCGGAGAATACACTTTGTGCTTTCGAAGCGGCGGCAGGGCATTGCGACTTCATCGAACTTGATGTGCAGCTGAGCCAGGATGGAGCCTGGGTCGTTTGCCACGATGAGACATTGGAGCGAACCACCGATGTGGAACAGTGTTTCCCGGGGGAACTGCGCCCAAGACGGGTCATCGACTACGCCGTGGAAGAGCTTCGCCGACTTGATGCAGGAAGTTGGTTTCTCGACCGGGACCCCTTCGGTACGCTGAAATCGGGAAGGGTGTGGAGAGAAACGATTCAGGCCCTGATGCCTATCCGACTGCCTACCCTGGAGGAAGTTCTCGATTTTTCCGCAGCGAGCGGGATCTCTCTGAATATCGAGATCAAAGATATGCAGACGCTTCCGGCAAAAAAGGTCGTTCGAAGATTCAGGGAGGTCTTGGAAGAGTATCCCAAGGCGCTGCCGCCCATCCTGGTCTCCTCCCTCAACCACTATTACCTGGCCGAGCTCAGTCGAGGGATCCCTTCACTCCCTCTGGCTGCTCTGGTGAATGCATCCCATCCTCCACGACTCAAAGACTACCTGAAGCGGCTCTGGGTCGAAGCCTATCACGTCGATACGACACTGATCAAAACTACCCCGATCGAGTCTTTGGAACGTCTCGGCATCTACTGCGGCGTCTATACCGTTAACAACCCCATCCATCAGGAGTACCTCTTCCGCCAAGGCTATCGATCGATCTTTTCGGATTGTCTCATCGAAAGAGATACCCCCTGTTGAAACAGGGCAGTAACGAGAAGGTAACGATCTTTCGCCACAATTCTGCATCCAAATACAGAAAAAGGATGCATTATGCAACTCAAACTATCAGAAAAAATCTTTATCTATTCAATGATCGTGATTGGTGTGGCCATCTATCAACTGCTCCGCCTGATTCCTCAACCGGGATTTATGCTCAAAGAGTTGGAAGAGGTACCGGAAAGAGAAGAGAGCCGAAAAGAGCGACTCTGTTACAGTTGCTGAGGGCTCAGGAGTTGTTGGCCCAGTCGAAGTAGGTACGGGCTTTGAGGATCTGGGGGTAGCTGTAGCGGTGTTCGCCCTCTTTATTGCGAAGAATGATCCCCTCTTCGTCGGCAGACTCCAGGATACCCCGGAGTTTTTCGCCTCCGGCGATCTTGAGTTTGACCCGTTCACCGACGGCACTTTGGAAATGCCGGGGCTTTTTGAGGGTCCGCTCGATGCCGGGGGAGCTCACTTCCAGGAAGTATTTGCCGCCAACCGGCGGATGGACATCGAGAAGGGGGGAGAGGTCGTTGGAAATATCGGCGCAGGTGTCCAGATCAACACCCCCGTCCTTGGTGATATAGACCCGATAAATAGTCTGATCGTTCTCGTTGACGGTTTCGGTATCGTAAAACTCCGCTCCGTGGGAGCGCACGATCTTGGCGATCTGATCCTCAAGATTCATTGCCAAGCTCCTTTTCGATCTTTTTGAACAGTTGATCCATCTTGCTGATACGCTCCAGCTGATCGTCGAACTCAAAGGTGAAGTTGGGAGCCTTGTACCATCCTTCCGCCTCTTTGACGTAGGTTTTGAGATAGCCGGCGACCTTGCGCAGACGCTTCAGGGCCTCCTCCTGCTCCTCGGGCTCGATCCCGGTAGGGTCCAGGAAGACCCGGGCGTCGTAGCGCCCGCGGGAGCAGAGGACTTCCGTGACATTGAGCGCATTGATCCGCTCGTCGTCGAGCGTCGAGAGGGCTTCGGGGATCAACTCCTTCAGAACCGACTCGGTGCGCTTCCGTTTGATCTCGGCCTGGGTCATAGGGTCGCCTGCTCCTCCACCTCTTTGAAGGTTTCGATGACGTCACCGACTTTGATATCGTTGAAGTTCTCCAGCATAATTCCGCACTCGAAGCCGGCACGGACCTCTTTGGCATCTTCGGTGAAGCGCTTGAGGGAGCTGATCTTGCTGGTGTAGACGACCACACCGTTGCGGATCAGGC is a window of Nitratifractor salsuginis DSM 16511 DNA encoding:
- a CDS encoding glycerophosphodiester phosphodiesterase; translated protein: MAFYEKFRSDQLIGAHRGWREIRPENTLCAFEAAAGHCDFIELDVQLSQDGAWVVCHDETLERTTDVEQCFPGELRPRRVIDYAVEELRRLDAGSWFLDRDPFGTLKSGRVWRETIQALMPIRLPTLEEVLDFSAASGISLNIEIKDMQTLPAKKVVRRFREVLEEYPKALPPILVSSLNHYYLAELSRGIPSLPLAALVNASHPPRLKDYLKRLWVEAYHVDTTLIKTTPIESLERLGIYCGVYTVNNPIHQEYLFRQGYRSIFSDCLIERDTPC
- the rimP gene encoding ribosome maturation factor RimP, translated to MNLEDQIAKIVRSHGAEFYDTETVNENDQTIYRVYITKDGGVDLDTCADISNDLSPLLDVHPPVGGKYFLEVSSPGIERTLKKPRHFQSAVGERVKLKIAGGEKLRGILESADEEGIILRNKEGEHRYSYPQILKARTYFDWANNS
- the rbfA gene encoding 30S ribosome-binding factor RbfA, which codes for MTQAEIKRKRTESVLKELIPEALSTLDDERINALNVTEVLCSRGRYDARVFLDPTGIEPEEQEEALKRLRKVAGYLKTYVKEAEGWYKAPNFTFEFDDQLERISKMDQLFKKIEKELGNES